Proteins from one Bacteroidota bacterium genomic window:
- a CDS encoding sigma-70 family RNA polymerase sigma factor yields the protein MHTKILETWVKQYTSDLFNWAYYKTSDYQSAEDLVQETFLVAAEKMHNFRNESQPRTWLFGILKNKIAEYFRIKSKTPQVHPNNKESFDRFFNMSDGWNKESLPHEWNFSEEQLFDNTDFNQIFEQCMKKLPVQWFACISMKYLEEKNPKIVCQELEISTTNYWQIIHRAKLQLRECLEHHWFNKQR from the coding sequence ATGCACACAAAGATTCTTGAAACATGGGTAAAACAATATACAAGCGATCTCTTTAATTGGGCATACTATAAAACATCCGATTATCAGTCGGCAGAAGATCTGGTTCAGGAAACATTTCTTGTTGCCGCAGAAAAAATGCACAACTTCCGAAATGAAAGCCAACCCCGCACTTGGCTTTTTGGAATCCTGAAAAATAAAATCGCAGAATATTTTAGAATAAAATCGAAAACCCCACAGGTTCATCCGAACAACAAAGAGTCATTTGATCGGTTTTTTAATATGTCGGATGGTTGGAATAAAGAATCTCTGCCACACGAGTGGAACTTCAGTGAAGAACAACTGTTTGATAATACCGATTTCAATCAGATTTTCGAACAGTGCATGAAGAAGCTTCCTGTGCAATGGTTTGCGTGCATTTCTATGAAATATCTTGAAGAAAAAAATCCAAAAATAGTTTGTCAGGAATTGGAAATTTCCACTACTAATTATTGGCAAATTATTCACCGCGCTAAACTGCAATTACGTGAGTGTCTTGAACACCATTGGTTTAACAAGCAAAGATGA
- a CDS encoding HAMP domain-containing sensor histidine kinase — translation MKKFFRSLYWKISATFLAILIVLSAVYIYIIVFSAEMYFQEANQRLSNPIARRLLAHYQPVVEHRLDSTRLEEIFTTQKLFNPSIEVYVLDSTGKVLSHCPTNTKVCRMNVSILPVKKFVMEKMPSFLTGDDPKYWVGEKTFSAAEIKDGKTTIGYLYVILGSEEFDNNFKMLAGSYILSIGTRSMTITLFAAAIIGLIALLFITKNLRIIVQTVRDFQSGNHQARIKLSSTGEMNELATSFNEMADTIVRNIEEIKTMDNLRRELVANVSHDLRTPLATIHGYIETLLIKSESLNKEEREKYLKTVLTSTDRLKNLVEELFELSKLEAKQTKPNPEPFSITELVQDIGHKYFIIAEKKGIQFQCLLPRDLPLIVADIALIDRVIQNLVDNAIKFTPSGGTVKIELQKHFNIVNVSIADTGEGIADEDIPHIFDRYNKGSQKNMFQNDGAGLGLAIVKKILEVHDLSISVSSKQHEGTAFSFQLPVYSL, via the coding sequence ATGAAAAAATTCTTTCGATCACTATATTGGAAAATATCAGCAACATTCCTGGCGATTCTTATCGTACTTTCAGCAGTCTATATCTACATTATCGTATTTTCTGCAGAGATGTATTTTCAGGAAGCAAATCAGCGGTTAAGCAATCCCATTGCTAGACGCCTTCTGGCTCATTACCAACCGGTGGTGGAGCATCGATTAGATTCAACTCGATTAGAAGAGATTTTTACTACTCAAAAGTTGTTTAACCCCAGTATCGAAGTATATGTTCTAGATTCTACGGGGAAAGTTCTCTCCCATTGCCCTACCAATACCAAAGTCTGCCGGATGAATGTCTCTATTCTGCCAGTGAAGAAATTTGTGATGGAGAAAATGCCATCGTTTCTCACCGGGGACGATCCCAAATATTGGGTGGGAGAAAAGACCTTCTCCGCAGCGGAAATTAAAGATGGTAAAACGACAATTGGTTATCTGTATGTAATTCTCGGAAGCGAAGAGTTCGACAATAATTTTAAAATGCTTGCGGGGAGTTATATCCTAAGCATTGGTACGCGATCCATGACGATTACATTATTTGCGGCAGCAATCATTGGACTGATCGCGTTGCTATTTATTACTAAAAATCTTCGCATAATTGTTCAGACCGTTCGGGATTTTCAAAGCGGTAACCATCAAGCAAGGATTAAACTTTCATCAACCGGAGAAATGAACGAGTTGGCAACATCGTTTAACGAAATGGCCGATACGATTGTCCGCAACATTGAAGAGATCAAAACCATGGACAATCTTCGCCGTGAACTTGTTGCGAATGTCTCGCATGATTTGCGCACACCGCTGGCAACAATTCATGGATATATTGAAACACTTCTGATTAAATCGGAGTCACTTAATAAAGAAGAGCGTGAAAAATATCTCAAAACAGTGCTCACGTCAACAGATCGATTAAAAAATCTTGTGGAAGAATTGTTTGAACTTTCCAAGCTTGAAGCAAAACAGACAAAGCCGAATCCTGAACCATTCTCAATTACAGAACTTGTACAGGATATCGGGCATAAATATTTCATTATTGCGGAGAAAAAGGGGATTCAATTCCAATGCTTACTTCCGCGCGACCTGCCGCTGATCGTCGCCGACATAGCGTTAATCGACAGAGTCATTCAAAATTTAGTAGATAACGCCATCAAGTTCACCCCGTCCGGCGGAACGGTAAAGATTGAATTACAAAAACACTTTAATATTGTCAACGTGAGTATTGCTGATACAGGAGAGGGTATTGCTGATGAAGATATTCCCCACATTTTTGATCGGTACAATAAGGGGAGTCAAAAAAATATGTTCCAAAATGACGGCGCGGGGCTTGGCTTGGCGATTGTGAAGAAGATTCTTGAAGTACACGATCTTTCGATATCTGTATCAAGCAAACAACATGAAGGAACCGCATTCTCATTTCAATTACCAGTCTATTCGCTCTGA
- a CDS encoding DUF6789 family protein, which translates to MNSSLQKTVIAGVAATAIMTIVMYLAPLMGLPEMNAAAMLSGMTGLPIAFGWAMHFMIGIVFAMSYTFLFLTNLKIKNVIVKGAAFGFAAFIVAQIAMVMMSIVLGPMPAPEGGMIPMMIGSIIGHVMYGIPVALIVKPQQ; encoded by the coding sequence ATGAATAGTTCCCTTCAGAAAACCGTTATTGCAGGTGTTGCAGCAACCGCAATTATGACCATAGTGATGTATCTCGCTCCATTGATGGGTCTCCCCGAAATGAATGCAGCTGCAATGCTCTCCGGAATGACCGGACTTCCTATTGCCTTTGGATGGGCGATGCATTTTATGATCGGTATCGTGTTTGCGATGAGTTATACGTTTCTCTTTTTAACTAACCTCAAGATCAAAAACGTCATTGTCAAAGGGGCGGCGTTTGGATTTGCTGCGTTCATTGTTGCGCAAATTGCGATGGTGATGATGAGCATTGTTCTGGGACCGATGCCGGCACCGGAAGGCGGAATGATACCGATGATGATTGGAAGCATTATCGGTCATGTGATGTACGGAATTCCCGTTGCACTTATTGTAAAACCGCAACAATAA
- a CDS encoding DUF692 domain-containing protein, translating into MTPNKWNIPDFGFGVGLRSVHYNHILEHNPKVDWFEVISETYLESGGRTKYVLDKVAECYPIVLHGVSLSIGSSDPVNVEYLKLLKALADRVKSPYISDHLCWTGVNAHNVHDLLPIPYTEESLKHIVNKAKFVMEFMERPLVLENVSTYAQFTSSTMSEWDFHARLMEESQCGMLMDVNNIYVSAYNHDFDAKEFIDRIDPSLVCQYHLAGHTNKGTHLLDTHNDHVIDEVWELYRYAYQRTGGRNTLLEWDEDIPEFVVVHEEALKAKKYRNEKIDPLAFKPAKPTVAPKMRLTPLEKNELVNSTSHKL; encoded by the coding sequence ATGACCCCAAACAAGTGGAACATACCTGATTTTGGATTCGGCGTCGGTTTGCGCAGCGTTCACTATAATCATATTCTTGAGCACAATCCGAAGGTGGACTGGTTCGAAGTTATTTCGGAAACGTATCTCGAATCAGGCGGGCGGACTAAATATGTTCTGGATAAAGTTGCAGAATGTTATCCGATCGTGCTCCATGGTGTGTCTCTTTCCATCGGCAGCAGCGATCCAGTGAATGTTGAATATTTAAAATTATTGAAAGCACTTGCCGACCGCGTAAAATCCCCCTACATCTCGGATCATCTCTGTTGGACGGGTGTGAATGCACATAATGTTCATGATCTGTTGCCGATTCCCTACACGGAAGAATCGTTGAAGCATATTGTGAATAAAGCAAAGTTTGTGATGGAATTTATGGAGCGCCCTCTTGTGCTGGAAAATGTCTCCACCTATGCGCAGTTCACTTCGTCGACGATGAGCGAATGGGATTTTCATGCTCGTCTTATGGAAGAATCACAGTGCGGAATGTTAATGGATGTGAACAATATTTATGTCAGCGCATATAATCACGATTTTGATGCAAAAGAATTTATCGACCGCATCGATCCGTCACTTGTCTGTCAGTATCATCTTGCAGGTCACACAAATAAAGGAACACATCTGCTTGATACACACAACGATCATGTTATTGATGAGGTTTGGGAATTATACAGGTATGCGTATCAACGCACCGGCGGACGAAATACATTGCTGGAATGGGATGAAGATATTCCTGAATTTGTTGTTGTACATGAAGAAGCACTAAAAGCCAAGAAGTATCGAAATGAAAAAATCGATCCATTGGCTTTTAAGCCTGCCAAGCCAACTGTTGCTCCAAAAATGCGATTAACGCCGTTGGAAAAGAATGAATTGGTAAACTCAACGAGCCATAAGTTATAA